One Leptospira terpstrae serovar Hualin str. LT 11-33 = ATCC 700639 genomic region harbors:
- a CDS encoding TolC family protein, whose product MKFIISILLLVGPMALFAESVGFENLWKRIEENSSARKSKYLEWKAGEIARDRSDKHWLPRVYTDLRTFQTNDPTLNFMGKLSQRSATDSDFSTASTRYRPGNFLDSNNQPYSTLNSDTMNLFAKDTLNNPGSHTYSRGTLGMDLPLYEGGSGKTLAAMNEKRSVGLKFEWLAVRDREYAQTGYYYRAIQTLNEYKRRLEQIRKIESRFQSNYSLGNKGNPVGYAGYLALKSIKNQISVLEKQSDLQINDYKETLYVLSDLPPSELEIIESDLNVFLDTHFKRPIGYERSNQMNAQIKYAEGEKLKSEMEMAKFLPKIGAYSEAYGYQGSRNTANAYQAGVYLQMNLYNPKDMGVVEESKLNAEAALKKIEEKTKEEEAHVKSLFQKEISLKESLELVRETVKYQDEQIVNMQRLFQSGAINALQFAETLNKSLELSRVLMETEIAVLQVRTETSLFSNKEESNESIGRN is encoded by the coding sequence ATGAAATTTATCATAAGCATTTTGCTTTTGGTTGGTCCGATGGCTCTCTTTGCAGAGAGCGTTGGATTTGAAAATCTATGGAAACGAATCGAAGAGAATTCCTCTGCAAGAAAATCGAAGTATTTGGAATGGAAAGCCGGAGAAATTGCAAGAGACCGGTCCGATAAACACTGGTTACCTAGAGTCTATACAGACTTACGTACATTCCAAACCAATGACCCAACTCTCAACTTTATGGGAAAACTAAGCCAAAGGAGTGCTACTGACTCTGATTTTTCTACCGCGTCTACAAGATACAGACCAGGAAACTTTTTAGATTCGAATAACCAACCTTATTCCACACTAAACTCGGATACTATGAATCTATTTGCAAAAGATACTCTTAATAATCCTGGAAGTCATACTTATTCGCGTGGAACACTCGGTATGGATTTACCACTTTATGAAGGTGGGTCCGGAAAGACACTCGCTGCGATGAATGAAAAAAGATCTGTGGGTCTTAAGTTTGAATGGCTTGCTGTTCGTGACAGAGAATATGCACAAACAGGTTATTATTACAGGGCCATCCAAACTTTAAATGAATACAAACGTAGATTGGAACAAATTAGAAAAATTGAATCTAGATTCCAGTCGAATTACTCTCTGGGGAATAAAGGAAACCCAGTTGGATATGCAGGTTACCTAGCATTAAAATCCATAAAAAATCAAATTTCAGTTCTTGAAAAACAATCAGATCTACAAATCAACGATTACAAAGAAACCTTATATGTTCTATCTGATCTTCCTCCATCAGAGTTAGAAATTATCGAATCAGATTTGAATGTTTTTTTAGACACTCATTTCAAACGCCCGATTGGTTACGAAAGATCCAACCAAATGAATGCACAAATCAAATATGCGGAAGGGGAAAAACTCAAAAGTGAAATGGAAATGGCAAAGTTTTTGCCAAAAATCGGTGCTTATTCAGAAGCTTATGGGTACCAAGGAAGTAGAAATACGGCTAACGCTTACCAGGCGGGAGTATATCTGCAAATGAATCTTTATAACCCAAAAGATATGGGAGTTGTCGAAGAATCAAAACTCAATGCAGAAGCAGCTTTAAAGAAAATAGAAGAAAAAACGAAAGAAGAAGAAGCTCATGTAAAATCTCTATTTCAAAAGGAAATTTCACTAAAAGAGAGCCTTGAGTTAGTAAGGGAAACTGTAAAATACCAAGACGAACAAATTGTGAATATGCAAAGATTGTTTCAAAGTGGAGCCATCAATGCTCTCCAATTTGCAGAAACATTAAATAAATCATTAGAACTCTCTCGAGTTTTGATGGAAACGGAAATCGCCGTTTTACAAGTCAGAACAGAAACATCATTATTTTCAAATAAGGAAGAATCAAATGAATCCATTGGAAGAAATTAG
- a CDS encoding YgaP-like transmembrane domain has protein sequence MFLASTKTWYLERVVYFIAGLFSLVGVAIGTFVSPWWYLLNLLVGVNLVVFSTIGFCPMAILLNKLGFEPKVRD, from the coding sequence ATGTTTCTAGCTTCAACAAAAACTTGGTATTTGGAACGAGTGGTTTATTTCATCGCTGGACTGTTTAGTTTAGTCGGTGTCGCAATCGGAACCTTTGTTTCACCTTGGTGGTATCTTTTGAACCTACTTGTGGGTGTGAACTTGGTAGTTTTTTCCACCATTGGTTTTTGTCCGATGGCAATTCTTTTGAACAAACTTGGTTTTGAACCCAAAGTGAGGGATTAA
- a CDS encoding metal-sensitive transcriptional regulator: protein MSLSENQTKLIHRINRIQGQLEAIKNTITTEEKDCEKAILLLKAAHQAMKKFGEAYIHEYMDTCFKEKKSSQSIETDVKKAITAAFSL, encoded by the coding sequence ATGAGCCTTTCGGAAAACCAAACTAAACTGATCCACCGTATCAATCGAATCCAGGGACAGCTGGAAGCAATCAAGAATACGATCACAACGGAAGAAAAAGACTGCGAAAAAGCTATCTTACTTTTAAAAGCGGCCCACCAAGCGATGAAAAAGTTTGGGGAAGCATACATCCACGAGTATATGGACACATGTTTTAAAGAAAAGAAATCCAGCCAAAGTATCGAAACAGACGTTAAAAAGGCCATTACCGCCGCTTTCTCTCTCTAA
- a CDS encoding SAM-dependent methyltransferase, with amino-acid sequence MTPFPFSKSPASVLPQSPPYYISNFGYWDGESSYQTAGLRFVIEFAKGCQLNSQAKILEVGSGLGGSLVYWKEKFQPKLLSAINLAGEQSEFAEQLFASTKTEVKPFLKGSWEVMDQFPSNTYDYVFSLDASYHFINLSTFYRECFRVLKPGGSFAFTHFQISDKKFKNYWWLYLPFLIPKGNLKLSSETISDLESIGFKQVQNLDWTKPVILGFTNDFKNLPSSLKAFAKLLHWFVNHLGLTYHYYVFEK; translated from the coding sequence ATGACACCCTTCCCCTTTTCTAAATCTCCCGCTTCCGTCCTTCCTCAATCACCACCCTACTATATTTCCAATTTCGGATATTGGGATGGTGAATCCTCATACCAAACGGCAGGACTTAGATTTGTTATCGAATTTGCAAAGGGTTGCCAACTGAACTCTCAAGCAAAAATATTAGAGGTAGGTTCTGGACTCGGGGGTAGTTTGGTGTATTGGAAAGAGAAGTTTCAACCAAAACTTCTTTCTGCGATTAATTTAGCCGGAGAACAATCTGAATTCGCAGAACAACTGTTTGCCTCTACAAAGACAGAGGTAAAACCTTTTCTGAAAGGCAGTTGGGAAGTAATGGATCAGTTTCCAAGTAACACTTATGATTATGTTTTTTCTTTAGATGCCTCTTATCACTTTATAAACCTTTCCACATTTTATCGAGAATGTTTTCGAGTTTTAAAGCCAGGTGGGAGTTTTGCGTTTACTCATTTTCAAATATCCGATAAAAAATTTAAAAACTATTGGTGGCTCTATTTGCCTTTTCTGATCCCCAAAGGAAATTTAAAACTATCCTCAGAGACTATTTCGGATTTAGAATCCATTGGATTCAAACAAGTCCAAAACCTAGATTGGACAAAACCAGTCATTTTAGGTTTTACTAACGACTTTAAAAACTTACCGAGTTCATTAAAGGCATTCGCAAAGTTACTTCATTGGTTTGTGAATCATTTGGGACTTACCTACCACTACTATGTTTTTGAAAAATAA
- a CDS encoding FAD-dependent oxidoreductase, translating into MIGIVGSGITGLTAAWALKKYKDVTLFEKHPEIGMAAFGAKQMVDGKEVEFDIPLRTIKRDYYPTLFQVYDKAGIQTRAVDYSFRVESNEETIFGFRSHQILGISFGVPTMDSFVTGKGRRIFSDLLKFYANAKDDWKKENPSISILDFLLKYGYSQEFIYEFLLPTFALVNTCKTETVGAYPAETIIGYHSRGYSYTPQETASFGTRDIVNRLTAGLKNLQLNAGIQKIYKRGSKILIQFANEEKEFEHVILSTQANQAKDLLGEGYELEKEILNEFRYESSDVVLHTDESYFANPSVSLVFKIRNTFDKPEVTLDLGRIIPELKGKKIFQTWNPHKLPKETDTLKLAKFERPVMDERTAKAIGRIANLHADPKCNLWLCGSYSLYGIPLLEAGAKSGLLVASKIANQKLDDLIQR; encoded by the coding sequence GTGATAGGTATTGTTGGCTCGGGAATCACGGGACTTACGGCAGCTTGGGCATTAAAAAAATATAAAGATGTAACTTTATTTGAGAAACATCCAGAAATTGGGATGGCAGCCTTTGGCGCCAAACAAATGGTAGATGGAAAAGAAGTGGAATTTGATATTCCGCTTAGAACCATTAAACGTGACTACTATCCCACTCTTTTTCAGGTCTATGATAAAGCAGGCATACAAACAAGGGCAGTGGATTATTCATTTAGAGTAGAGTCAAATGAAGAAACAATTTTTGGATTTCGTTCTCACCAAATATTAGGAATTTCTTTTGGTGTGCCTACAATGGATTCTTTTGTAACGGGGAAAGGGCGAAGGATTTTTTCCGATTTATTAAAGTTTTATGCCAACGCAAAAGACGATTGGAAAAAGGAAAACCCATCCATTTCCATTTTGGATTTTTTGTTAAAATATGGGTATTCCCAAGAATTTATTTATGAATTTTTACTCCCTACCTTTGCCTTAGTGAACACTTGTAAGACGGAGACTGTGGGCGCCTATCCTGCTGAAACTATCATTGGATACCATTCCCGTGGTTATTCTTATACCCCGCAAGAAACGGCAAGTTTTGGAACAAGAGATATTGTCAATCGCCTCACTGCCGGATTAAAGAACCTACAGTTAAATGCTGGAATCCAGAAGATTTATAAAAGAGGAAGTAAAATCCTCATTCAATTTGCAAACGAAGAAAAAGAGTTTGAACATGTTATCCTTTCTACACAGGCAAACCAAGCAAAAGATCTGCTAGGGGAGGGTTATGAATTAGAAAAAGAAATCCTAAATGAATTTCGTTATGAATCGAGCGATGTTGTTCTACATACGGATGAATCTTATTTTGCAAACCCATCTGTTTCTTTAGTATTTAAAATCAGAAATACATTCGACAAACCAGAAGTGACTTTGGACTTAGGTAGGATCATTCCTGAACTCAAAGGAAAAAAAATTTTTCAAACATGGAATCCGCACAAACTACCTAAAGAAACTGATACTTTAAAATTGGCGAAGTTTGAAAGGCCTGTGATGGATGAAAGAACTGCAAAAGCCATTGGTAGAATCGCAAACTTACATGCGGATCCAAAATGTAATCTTTGGTTATGTGGTTCATATTCTCTTTATGGAATTCCTCTTTTAGAGGCAGGAGCAAAGTCAGGCCTTCTTGTTGCCTCAAAGATTGCTAATCAAAAGCTTGATGACTTAATCCAAAGGTAA
- a CDS encoding succinate CoA transferase: MAVTNALIEQKIKSAEEVAALLPRNVTLGCSGFTPAGYPKLIPVAFAKRIEDEKKLGNEFSINLYAGASTGEELDGALAKTGALKLRIPYQSNSHLRNLINQGETDFIDMHLSHVVKYIEHGILPKIDAAIVEAIEVTVDGKIYLSTSSGMSATYIQNAESVYIELTDTHPLELKGYHDIYLPNHHEKGLPINILNPGDRIGLPYIQVSPDKIKGIVRSNKPDAATVFKTPDEDCQNIAAHVLSFIQHEIKKGRIPKEYLPYQNGVGNIANAVLASMAKDPNFHSIQMYTEVVQDSVFDLIDAGKLEIASTSALTFSEKGLKRFHENISEWKSKFVIRPQEISNHPEVIRRMGLIAMNTAIEVDIYGNVNSTHVMGTSMMNGIGGSGDFTRNSHLCIFMTPSLAKEGNISAVVPMVSHTDHNEHSTMIFVTEQGLADLRGCPPKKRAELIINNCAHPIYRDKLREYYENALRVSKGKHTPHDLEKALSWHVQFLKTGSMK; this comes from the coding sequence ATGGCCGTTACCAACGCACTCATTGAACAAAAAATTAAATCAGCAGAAGAAGTGGCAGCTTTATTGCCTAGGAATGTAACTCTAGGTTGTTCCGGATTTACACCCGCTGGATATCCAAAACTCATTCCTGTTGCCTTTGCCAAACGAATCGAAGATGAAAAAAAATTAGGAAATGAATTCTCTATCAATTTGTATGCAGGTGCCTCCACAGGTGAAGAATTAGATGGTGCTTTGGCAAAAACGGGTGCTCTCAAATTAAGAATCCCATACCAATCCAACTCCCATCTTCGGAATCTTATCAACCAAGGGGAAACGGATTTCATTGATATGCATTTATCCCATGTTGTAAAATACATCGAACATGGAATTTTGCCAAAAATTGATGCAGCCATAGTAGAAGCCATTGAGGTGACTGTCGATGGTAAAATTTATCTCTCCACATCTTCTGGAATGAGTGCTACTTACATTCAAAACGCAGAGTCCGTCTACATTGAGTTAACTGATACTCATCCTTTAGAGTTAAAAGGTTATCACGATATTTATCTTCCCAATCATCACGAAAAGGGACTCCCCATCAATATCCTTAACCCAGGAGACAGAATAGGTTTACCGTATATACAAGTTTCTCCAGATAAAATCAAAGGGATAGTGCGTTCAAACAAACCGGATGCGGCGACAGTTTTCAAAACACCTGATGAAGATTGTCAAAATATAGCAGCCCATGTTTTATCATTCATCCAACATGAAATAAAAAAGGGAAGAATTCCTAAAGAATATCTTCCGTACCAAAATGGGGTTGGAAATATTGCCAATGCCGTTCTTGCCAGTATGGCAAAAGATCCTAACTTCCATTCCATTCAAATGTATACAGAAGTGGTTCAAGATTCTGTATTTGATTTGATTGATGCAGGGAAACTTGAAATTGCTTCAACTTCAGCTTTGACATTTTCAGAAAAGGGACTTAAAAGATTTCATGAAAACATATCCGAATGGAAATCTAAGTTTGTCATTCGACCGCAAGAAATATCAAACCATCCAGAAGTCATTAGACGTATGGGCCTCATTGCAATGAACACTGCAATCGAAGTGGATATTTATGGAAACGTAAACTCTACTCATGTGATGGGAACTTCGATGATGAATGGGATCGGTGGTTCTGGTGATTTTACTAGGAACTCTCATTTGTGTATTTTTATGACTCCTTCTCTCGCAAAAGAAGGAAATATATCTGCAGTAGTTCCCATGGTTTCTCATACGGATCATAACGAACATTCAACAATGATTTTTGTTACGGAACAAGGATTAGCTGATCTTAGGGGATGCCCTCCCAAAAAACGCGCGGAACTTATCATAAACAATTGTGCTCACCCAATTTATCGAGACAAACTCCGTGAATATTATGAAAATGCTCTTCGCGTTTCCAAAGGAAAACATACTCCTCATGACTTGGAAAAAGCACTTTCTTGGCATGTCCAGTTCTTAAAAACCGGAAGTATGAAGTGA
- a CDS encoding zinc ribbon domain-containing protein gives MDFLLYLYCLLFGIILIAPFLLFYYRFRVDESPFGKEEGAYLRPINEKKSNLLDSLRDIRSDFDSGKLTEEEFQTQSLPYIEALDSLEVELKEIKANVAILPTPKIIENWTCANCGSFVAVPNAKFCPNCGTGRLA, from the coding sequence ATGGATTTTCTATTATATCTGTATTGTCTGCTCTTTGGAATCATTCTGATCGCACCTTTTTTATTGTTTTATTACCGATTCCGTGTTGATGAATCACCATTTGGAAAGGAAGAGGGAGCCTATCTCAGGCCCATAAATGAAAAGAAAAGTAACCTCCTCGATTCACTGAGAGATATCAGATCTGATTTTGATTCAGGAAAATTAACAGAAGAAGAATTCCAAACTCAATCCCTTCCTTATATTGAAGCATTAGATTCTTTGGAAGTGGAATTAAAAGAGATAAAGGCAAATGTGGCAATCCTTCCTACTCCAAAAATTATTGAAAATTGGACCTGCGCCAACTGTGGTTCGTTTGTTGCAGTTCCTAATGCAAAGTTTTGTCCCAATTGTGGAACTGGTCGCCTAGCATAA
- a CDS encoding ABC transporter ATP-binding protein, whose protein sequence is MKIYRKLWPYLTKYKYRLSLGVFLSIFVSIFNGASLTSLIPIFDSLGTGENYKFQIALTKKDQALLSEHKKPDHLQGLTYWEWQFAHLKQNTNEELADKKPDDLVYLFCLIILPIYFLKLICLAGTVYFVNSAGLLAVSDLRQALYKKLQVLPLNEFYREKTGVLMSRVINDVDIVGKVVSNDLKDAINDFFYIVTHLIILLVLSWKLFFLLFIVIPLIVGPVSTFADRIRRTTKNQQEQLSELNGDLQEVISGIRVIRAFSMEDKEANRFFKVNQNLSDKTFKTHFYHQIGPALTELSGSVVTMVFLGIGAYLLEDASFSKGMFIAFFLTLIFLMRPLKQMSILVNLIQASVIASDRVFEILGRDVDVKEPKVPSPLGQLSKGIEYKNVSYVYPNTDIYALKNINLTLPRGGTIAIVGSSGAGKSTLVDLLPRLIDPTDGGIFWDDVNAKDLSLDNLRKRIGVVSQNIFLFNGSVRENIAFGRPDASEEEIRRAAEDAFASEFIEAFEEGYDTIVGERGVMLSGGQRQRISIARTLLANPEVLILDEATSALDTESERLIQQAFVRLYENKTVIIIAHRLSTVKIADTIYYLENGEIVESGSHTDLLKNQNSKYKRLYDMQFSSST, encoded by the coding sequence GTGAAGATTTACCGAAAACTCTGGCCATACTTAACAAAATACAAATACAGACTGAGCCTCGGTGTTTTCTTGTCTATATTTGTTTCCATATTCAATGGAGCCTCCCTCACGTCTCTCATCCCTATCTTTGATTCTTTGGGGACTGGTGAAAATTACAAGTTCCAAATTGCGCTTACAAAAAAAGACCAGGCATTACTGTCAGAACACAAAAAACCTGACCACCTCCAAGGACTCACATATTGGGAATGGCAATTTGCCCATCTCAAACAAAATACAAATGAAGAACTTGCAGATAAAAAACCAGACGACTTAGTATATTTGTTTTGCCTCATCATCCTTCCGATTTACTTTTTAAAACTCATTTGCCTGGCAGGTACGGTCTACTTTGTCAATTCTGCAGGCCTTCTTGCCGTCAGTGACCTTAGGCAAGCACTCTATAAAAAACTCCAAGTATTACCACTGAACGAATTTTATCGTGAGAAAACAGGGGTTCTCATGAGTCGGGTGATCAATGATGTCGATATTGTTGGGAAAGTGGTTTCAAACGACCTAAAAGATGCCATTAATGATTTTTTCTATATTGTGACTCACTTAATCATCTTACTTGTGTTAAGTTGGAAATTATTCTTTTTATTATTTATTGTCATACCTTTAATTGTAGGGCCCGTGAGCACATTTGCCGATCGCATTCGGCGAACTACCAAAAACCAACAAGAACAATTGTCTGAATTGAATGGAGACCTGCAAGAAGTGATTTCTGGAATCCGGGTCATTCGAGCATTTTCGATGGAAGATAAAGAAGCAAATCGTTTTTTTAAAGTAAACCAAAACTTATCGGACAAAACATTCAAAACACATTTTTATCACCAAATTGGACCCGCATTAACTGAGTTATCTGGCTCTGTGGTGACTATGGTATTTTTAGGGATTGGTGCTTATTTGTTAGAAGATGCAAGTTTTTCTAAAGGGATGTTCATAGCTTTTTTTCTTACATTGATTTTTCTTATGCGTCCATTAAAACAGATGAGTATTTTGGTGAATTTAATCCAAGCCTCTGTAATTGCTAGTGATCGTGTATTCGAAATTTTAGGAAGAGATGTGGATGTGAAGGAACCAAAAGTCCCAAGTCCACTCGGCCAATTGTCAAAAGGTATTGAATACAAAAATGTATCTTACGTTTATCCTAATACAGATATATATGCTCTAAAAAATATTAATCTTACTTTACCACGCGGCGGAACCATAGCTATCGTAGGATCTTCAGGTGCCGGTAAATCTACGTTAGTTGATCTTTTGCCACGACTAATTGACCCAACTGATGGCGGAATTTTTTGGGATGATGTGAATGCGAAGGATTTGAGTTTAGACAACTTACGAAAAAGGATCGGAGTTGTTTCTCAAAATATCTTTTTGTTCAATGGTTCTGTTCGCGAGAACATTGCCTTCGGAAGGCCAGACGCATCTGAAGAAGAAATTCGACGTGCTGCCGAGGATGCATTTGCTTCTGAGTTTATCGAAGCTTTCGAGGAAGGTTATGATACCATCGTTGGCGAACGTGGTGTGATGTTGTCTGGAGGGCAAAGGCAAAGAATCTCCATTGCTCGAACCTTGTTAGCAAATCCAGAAGTATTGATTTTAGATGAAGCCACATCTGCTTTGGATACAGAGTCAGAAAGGCTGATCCAACAAGCGTTTGTTCGGTTGTATGAAAATAAAACTGTAATCATTATTGCTCACCGTTTATCTACAGTTAAAATTGCTGATACAATTTATTATTTAGAGAATGGAGAAATTGTAGAGAGCGGTAGCCATACGGATCTACTAAAAAACCAAAATTCTAAATACAAACGTTTGTATGATATGCAATTTTCTAGTTCTACTTAA
- a CDS encoding ABC transporter substrate-binding protein has product MRTLSLVFFLLSLTFCRKETPHFDLKIALPSDPAHLDPLFLTDLSGQKLAKFLHQGLFVQDAKGIHSPWILSYKKLPGPKKELWQIHLNANAPSAKDIEYSLSRLVFESYPRKGDYHFLLGVSSRSETELELEFKPGTLESEWKEKLSLPFASILGKEEWKQDHLKSFGKYTLLTWKKNEYLDLEFQGEVNSNFPKKIRFLILPQSSTSLFLYRKQQLDAFKLTDFLLSLPEANSEFTLTKKGRSVQYVAINQNNPCFDKHFRRALNLSVPRALIIQKLLENHADLTYGPIPLQYMEKIAKGKSWKEPVYHKQQALDELKQSTCYPKIKSTSLEFRMRGDDENQAKGRAIKQALEDIGLKIKLRPMEKAPLYKENGEGKGDLTLLTWYSDFDSVWNFLDPLFHPEKVGNGGNRSFYRNPEVGKILNQPFKNNLDALQVIERINEDKPWIFLWSIQENYLVSKDFLRYNALVDFL; this is encoded by the coding sequence ATGAGAACCTTATCCCTTGTTTTCTTTCTCTTGTCCCTCACTTTTTGCCGGAAGGAAACTCCCCATTTTGACTTAAAAATAGCCCTTCCCTCGGACCCTGCCCATTTAGATCCCCTGTTCCTTACCGATTTGTCAGGCCAGAAATTGGCAAAATTTCTTCACCAAGGCCTCTTTGTCCAAGATGCAAAAGGGATCCACTCTCCTTGGATTCTCTCTTACAAAAAACTTCCAGGTCCAAAAAAAGAACTCTGGCAAATCCATCTGAATGCAAACGCCCCTTCTGCTAAAGATATAGAATACAGTTTATCTCGTTTAGTTTTTGAATCTTATCCAAGAAAGGGAGACTACCATTTTTTACTGGGTGTAAGCTCTAGGTCAGAAACAGAATTAGAGTTAGAATTCAAACCAGGTACATTAGAATCAGAATGGAAAGAGAAACTCAGTTTGCCTTTTGCTTCCATCCTAGGAAAAGAAGAATGGAAACAGGACCACTTAAAGTCCTTTGGAAAATACACACTCCTCACATGGAAAAAAAATGAATACTTAGACTTGGAATTTCAAGGAGAAGTAAACTCGAACTTTCCTAAAAAAATTCGGTTTCTTATTTTACCACAATCATCTACTTCTTTATTTTTGTATCGAAAACAACAGTTAGATGCATTTAAACTTACAGATTTCCTTCTTTCTCTACCTGAAGCCAATTCAGAATTTACACTCACAAAAAAAGGAAGATCAGTTCAATACGTGGCGATCAATCAAAACAATCCATGTTTTGATAAACACTTTCGCAGAGCACTCAACCTATCTGTCCCGAGAGCATTGATCATTCAAAAACTATTAGAAAATCATGCAGACCTTACCTACGGCCCCATTCCATTACAATATATGGAAAAAATTGCAAAGGGAAAATCGTGGAAAGAACCAGTGTATCACAAACAACAAGCGTTAGATGAATTGAAACAGTCTACTTGTTATCCCAAAATCAAATCAACAAGTTTGGAATTTCGAATGCGAGGTGATGATGAGAACCAGGCCAAAGGCCGCGCCATCAAACAAGCATTAGAGGATATTGGACTCAAGATTAAACTGAGGCCAATGGAAAAAGCACCATTGTATAAAGAAAATGGAGAAGGAAAAGGAGATCTTACCTTACTCACCTGGTATTCTGATTTTGATTCTGTTTGGAATTTTTTAGATCCACTCTTTCATCCAGAGAAGGTAGGTAACGGAGGGAATCGGTCTTTTTATAGAAACCCTGAGGTGGGTAAAATCTTAAACCAACCCTTCAAAAACAATTTGGATGCTTTACAAGTGATCGAAAGAATCAATGAAGATAAACCCTGGATTTTTCTTTGGTCCATCCAGGAGAACTATTTAGTCTCTAAGGATTTTCTTCGTTATAACGCGCTCGTCGATTTTCTATAA